CCGTCTTCGCGACCAAGCCGGACCTGGCCCTCAGGATGATCGAACGGTTCTGGGATGCCGGCCACCGCGTCGGCTGGGTCACCGGGGTTCCGCGCCGATGCCCTGGTGAAGAAGGTGCCGAAGCGGGCATGGCAGAAGCTCTCGGCCGGATCCGGCGCGAAGGGACAACGGTTCTACGACTGGGCCGTCGTCGACCTCATCGACCCGACGCCAGGCAGCCACCAGCTCTTGATCCGCCGCAGCCGCACCACCGGCGAACTGACCTACTACCGCTGCCACTCACCCGAACCGGTGCCGCTGACCACCTTGGTGAAGGTCGCCGGCTCCAGATGGCGGGTGGAAGAGACCTTCCAGGCCGGGAAAGGGCTGGCGGGACTCCACGAGCACCAGGTCCGCCGCTACCGCTCCTGGATTCGTTGGACCACCCTCGCGATGCTCGCCCACGCCTTCCTCGCAGTAGTTCGCGCCGACGAACACGTCCGCAGACCCGCCCCGGACGGCCTGGTCCCGCTGTCCTGCAACGAGATCCAGCACCTCTTCATCACGCTCACCGTCCAGCCTCGCCACAACGCAGCTCACCGGCTCGGCTGGTCGCACTGACGGCGGCTCCATCAGCAGCGATCCCTCGCCAGCCATTACCGGCGACAAGCCGTATCCCCGACCTGAAGATCGCGATCTACAGCTGGAGTATTAGTACTCCAGCAGCGGTTCGTGTCCTGAGCTGGTGGTTGTCGTTGTCCTGGTATGGAGGGGATGAGTGAAGCCGCTTGCTGGGCCGGCGAGTTGGAGTTGGTGTTCGCTCGGGTGGCGGGCAGGTTCACTCGGGCGGATCTGCGGTGGCGGATGCGGGACTACGTCCGTGGTCTGCTGGGGCGGGCGACACGCAAGAACGGCTGGCAGCTTGCGGAATGGGCAGGTCACCGCACTCCGGACGGCTTTCAGCGGCTGCTGAACAGCAGTGTCTGGGACGCGGACGCCCTGCGTGACGACGTCCGTGCCTACGTCGCCGAACGGCTCGGACCGGGCGGTGTGCTGATCATCGACGACACGGGATTCATCAAGAAGGGCACCACCTCAGCCGGGGTCAGTCGGCAGTACACCGGCACCTCAGGAAAGATCGACAACTGTCAGATCGGCGTGTTCGGCGCCTACGCCACCAGCTCAGGCCGGGCCTTGGTGGACCGGGAGCTCTACCTGCCCAAAGCCTGGACGTCCGACCGTGACCGCTGCCGGGCGGCCAAGATCCCCGACGGGCGAGGCTTTGCGACCAAGGGGGAACTGGCCCGGGACATCGTCCGCCGCTGCCTGGCCGCCGGCCTGCCGGCGTCGTGGGTGACCGCGGATGAGGCCTACGGGCAGGACTGGCACTTCCGCCGCCTGCTCGAGCAGACGGGCGTCGGCTACGTGGTGGCGGTGCCCAAGTCCCAGCAGATCAAGTCCCTGGCCGGCATCTGGCGCATCGACCATCTCATCGATGAAGCACCCGATGATGCCTGGCAGCGGCTGTCCTGCGGCGATGGGGCGAAGGGCCCGCGGATCTACGACTGGGCCGGGGCCAAGTTGCCCGCCAACATCATCTTCGATCCGGATCCGCCGACCCATCACCGGTGGGTGATGGCCCGCCGCAGCCTGTCCGACCCCGAAGATGTGGCCTACTACCTGGCCTACGCACCCGTGGGTGTCGAGATCGCCGAGCTGGTCCGCATCGCCGGCTCCCGCTGGGCGATCGAGGAGTGCTTCCAGGCCGCGAAGAACGAGTGCGGCCTGGACGAGTACGAAGTCCGCCGCTATGTCGGCTGGTATCGGCACATCACCCTGGCCATGCTCGCCCACGCCGTCTTGGCCGCACTCGCAGCACAAGCCCAGGCCGGCGGGGAGGCAAAGGGGGCTGCAGAAACGGATCAGCCACCGTCCCGCTCACCGTGGCAGAGATCCGGCGGCTCCTGGACACTCTCCTGCCCCACCCACGAGCCGACCGCGATCCCATCACCCACGCACTGAACTGGTCCGCCTGGAGAAGACACCGCCAGGCCATCGCCCGCCGCTGCCACTACCGAAAACGCACCTCAGGCCACGAACCGCTGCTGGAGTATTAGATCGTGTTCTATGTGGTGGTGACTCGTTGGGCCGGTCATGGGACGGGGTACGTGGAGTTGGGTTGTTCCGGACGGGCTGTGGGAGATCGCCAAGCCGTTGATCCCGCCGTCGAAGGTGCGGCCGCAGGGCGGGAGAACGCAGGACACCCCTGATGAGACGCTGTTCGCGGCCATCATCTACGTGCTGGTCAGTGGGTGCACCTGGCGTCGGCTGCCGCCCTGCTTCGGCATATCGAAGCCGACGGCTCACCGCGGGTTCCTGATCTGGTCGAGAGCCGGTGTGGGGGGCCGCCTGCACGAGGCGGTGCTGCACCGGCTCGACGACGCCGGCCTCATCGACGTCACCCGTGTGGTCCTGGACTCCGCCCACGTGAGGGCTGAAAAGGGGGCGGACACACAGGTCCGAGTCCCGTGGACCGGGGCAAGCCGGGTTCCAAAAGGTACATCCTGTCGGACGCGAACGGACTGCCCCTTCTCGTCGGCGTCTCCGCCGCGAACGTCCACGACGGCGAAGGGCTGAAGCCCATGGCCGAGGGGCACCAAACGAGACACGACCCCCGCCGCGGCCGCCACTTCAAGCCCCAGCCTCTGCATGCGGACAAGGCTTACGATGTGCCTCACCTGCGTAAACGGCTACCTGGCAAACGCATCGGCGTGCGGATCGCCCGCAAAGGGATCGAGTCCAGCGAACGACCGGGCCGCCGCCGGGTCATCGAACGGACCATCTCCTGGCTGTCCGGCTACCGCCGCCTGAGCCCTCGCTACGAGCGCGATCCCCGCGACCACCTGGCCTTTCTCGGCCTCGCCGCCGCCCTGCGCTGCTACAAACGACTCATCCGCCTCACCACATAGGACACGGTCCACCCCCCCACCACGCCCAGACCAGGTCGAGCACCGGTCGGCCGGCGCACCCACTACGGCGTAACAGGTGAAGGCCCACAGAGTCGACCTGGAACACCGGACGGTGGTGAACGGGGTACCGTTCCGGCCCGCCCTGAAACCGTCAGCCCGTCGGTGTACCGGTACGGTCGCGTTCGAGGGCCGCGCGCAGCGCCGCGAGGACCTGGGCCGCGGCCGTGGCCGAGGGGCCGTGGAGGACGGTGCCGAGCAGCTCGGACAGTCCCTCGGTAAAGGTTTCCTCCGCCGCGTCGACGAGCCGCGAGCCGTCGTCGGTCAGGACCAGCAGGGGGGAACGGCCGTCGGCAGGGTTCGGCTGCCGGGCGGCCCAACCTTGCTTCTGCAGACGGTCGACGCTCTTGCTGGCCGCCCCGACGCCGATGGCGAACTCGGCGGCGAGGTCCGCCACTCGGCACCCGGGATGGTCGCGCAGGTAGCACAGGGCCTCGAACTGCGAAGTGACGATCCCGTGCCGCGCGCGGAGCCGGTCATTGAGCGCGTTGTACAGCCGTGTCTCACAGCGGACGAGGTCGGCGAAGAAGCCTGCGAGATCGAATGTGTTTGATTTATATGCCACGGCATATAGTATAGATGTATCGCTCACGAACGGAGTACATACATGAGCAAGGAACAGCGCGCCCAGGTCAACGCGATGCTACGGCAACCGCGGCCCGAGGGCCCCCGGACGGTCGAAGCGCTCCGCGCCGGTTTCGAGGCACTGATGTCCCGGACGACAACCGTGCCGGACGGCATCCGCACCACACCGGCGACGCTCGGCAACCGGCCTGCGCTCCACGTTACGCCGACCGACGGTCCACGCCCTGGCCTAATCCTCTATTTCCACGGCGGCGGCTGGGTGGTCGGCTCCCCCGAGTCCACGATGTCGTTGACCGGGCGCCTTGTGACCGGCACCGGCTTCGAGGCATACTCGCTGGACTACCGGCTCGCCCCCGAGCACCCGTTCCCGGCCGCCATCGAGGACGGGGTGAGCGCCTACCGCGCTCTTCTCGACCGGGGACAGGACCCTTCGGCCATCTTCTTCGCCGGTGACTCCGCGGGCGGTGGTCTGGCCGTCACCACCTGCCTCGCCGCACGGGACGCGGGTCTCCCGGTGCCCGCCGCGATCGTGGCCTTCTCCCCCGGCCTCGACGCCACCCGCACGGGCGAGAGCATGGACACCAAGGAAGGCACGGACCCCATCTTCACCCGCGCGTCCGTCGAGCACACCGGAGCCATGTACCTGGCCGGAGCCGACCCGCGCCAACCCCTGCTCAGCCCGGCCGTCCTCGCCGACCTAACCGGCTTTCCCCCCATGCTGATCCAGGTGGGCACCAACGAGATCCTGCTGGACGACTCTACGCGCCTGGCGGCACGGGCATGGGCCGCCGGGGTGGACGTCATCCTGGACGTCACCGCCGACGTGCCGCATGTGTTCCAGTCGTTCGCCGGCATCCTGGACGAAGCGGACGAAGCGCTGGACCGCGCGGCGCACTTCCTCAGCCAGCGACTCCGAGCCGCGGTCGCGCCGCGCCCGTCAGCGCAGTAGGTTAAAACTCGTTCTTCGCGGCCTGGAAGCACTCCCCGATCGCCCAGCGCGTCCCGGCGACCCGCACAAGCTCCTGAACGGTGGTCTCCAAAGGGGCGTAAGCGAGGTGTTGACCAGGAACTCAAAGGGTTCTCGTCCTGGACGTAGCGGACGTGGGGCCGCCGAAGTAGCCGCGGACGATGTGCGGTTGTCGCTGGCGTCTGTGGGAGAAGCGGCG
This is a stretch of genomic DNA from Streptomyces sp. TG1A-8. It encodes these proteins:
- a CDS encoding IS701 family transposase; translated protein: MEGMSEAACWAGELELVFARVAGRFTRADLRWRMRDYVRGLLGRATRKNGWQLAEWAGHRTPDGFQRLLNSSVWDADALRDDVRAYVAERLGPGGVLIIDDTGFIKKGTTSAGVSRQYTGTSGKIDNCQIGVFGAYATSSGRALVDRELYLPKAWTSDRDRCRAAKIPDGRGFATKGELARDIVRRCLAAGLPASWVTADEAYGQDWHFRRLLEQTGVGYVVAVPKSQQIKSLAGIWRIDHLIDEAPDDAWQRLSCGDGAKGPRIYDWAGAKLPANIIFDPDPPTHHRWVMARRSLSDPEDVAYYLAYAPVGVEIAELVRIAGSRWAIEECFQAAKNECGLDEYEVRRYVGWYRHITLAMLAHAVLAALAAQAQAGGEAKGAAETDQPPSRSPWQRSGGSWTLSCPTHEPTAIPSPTH
- a CDS encoding IS5 family transposase (programmed frameshift): MGRGTWSWVVPDGLWEIAKPLIPPSKVRPQGGRTQDTPDETLFAAIIYVLVSGCTWRRLPPCFGISKPTAHRGFLIWSRAGVGGRLHEAVLHRLDDAGLIDVTRVVLDSAHVRAGKGGGHTGPSPVDRGKPGSKRYILSDANGLPLLVGVSAANVHDGEGLKPMAEGHQTRHDPRRGRHFKPQPLHADKAYDVPHLRKRLPGKRIGVRIARKGIESSERPGRRRVIERTISWLSGYRRLSPRYERDPRDHLAFLGLAAALRCYKRLIRLTT
- a CDS encoding MarR family winged helix-turn-helix transcriptional regulator, whose product is MAYKSNTFDLAGFFADLVRCETRLYNALNDRLRARHGIVTSQFEALCYLRDHPGCRVADLAAEFAIGVGAASKSVDRLQKQGWAARQPNPADGRSPLLVLTDDGSRLVDAAEETFTEGLSELLGTVLHGPSATAAAQVLAALRAALERDRTGTPTG
- a CDS encoding alpha/beta hydrolase, which translates into the protein MSKEQRAQVNAMLRQPRPEGPRTVEALRAGFEALMSRTTTVPDGIRTTPATLGNRPALHVTPTDGPRPGLILYFHGGGWVVGSPESTMSLTGRLVTGTGFEAYSLDYRLAPEHPFPAAIEDGVSAYRALLDRGQDPSAIFFAGDSAGGGLAVTTCLAARDAGLPVPAAIVAFSPGLDATRTGESMDTKEGTDPIFTRASVEHTGAMYLAGADPRQPLLSPAVLADLTGFPPMLIQVGTNEILLDDSTRLAARAWAAGVDVILDVTADVPHVFQSFAGILDEADEALDRAAHFLSQRLRAAVAPRPSAQ